A window from Shewanella livingstonensis encodes these proteins:
- a CDS encoding alanine/glycine:cation symporter family protein, with product MINDIISLVNNVLWGEYQVLIYILVFAGVWFSLKLRFIQLRHFGYMFKVMKGSTQSDKSGISSYQALCTGLSARVGTGNLAGVAMAISLGGSGAVFWMWVIALLGMATGFAESILGQLYKVRDDHKEYRGGPAYYITAGLNKPWLAVLFAVCLFLGYGISFSAMQANTISDALNHTFDISSVYSGAVITFIAGIIVMGGLRSIARFAELIVPFMGLAFILAAMTVTLINIDQVPGVLMDIFNSAFGLTEAGAGALGAAIKNGIQRGLYSNEAGAGSVPHAAAGATPVPNHPVAQGYVQMLGVFIDTMVLCSCTAIVILLAQGNIGSEMEGIRITQNAMTFHMGISGDMFVAIIITLFSFTSVVANYAYAESNLHLFKLDNIYGRTVYTLLYLSMVYWGANASLKEVWNMADMALGLMTVVNISAIMLLTPTIVNLTRDYQVKLKTTNKPEFKLADVKIQGKTEDGVWS from the coding sequence ATGATTAATGACATTATATCGCTCGTCAATAATGTGCTATGGGGCGAATACCAAGTACTCATTTATATTTTGGTGTTTGCTGGCGTGTGGTTTTCATTGAAGTTAAGGTTTATCCAACTGCGCCATTTTGGTTATATGTTTAAAGTGATGAAAGGCAGCACTCAAAGTGATAAATCAGGCATCAGCTCGTACCAAGCTTTGTGTACAGGCTTATCTGCTAGGGTTGGTACGGGTAACTTAGCGGGTGTCGCTATGGCCATTTCACTGGGAGGAAGTGGCGCAGTCTTTTGGATGTGGGTAATTGCTCTACTGGGTATGGCCACTGGGTTTGCTGAAAGCATTTTAGGCCAGCTTTATAAAGTACGAGACGATCATAAAGAATACCGCGGTGGGCCCGCTTATTACATCACTGCTGGACTCAACAAACCTTGGTTAGCAGTATTATTTGCCGTGTGTTTATTCCTCGGTTACGGTATTAGCTTTAGTGCCATGCAAGCCAATACTATTTCAGATGCCCTCAATCATACCTTTGATATTTCATCCGTTTATTCAGGCGCAGTAATTACCTTTATTGCCGGTATTATTGTGATGGGCGGCCTGCGTAGTATTGCCCGCTTTGCTGAATTAATAGTGCCGTTTATGGGCCTAGCATTTATTTTAGCCGCAATGACAGTGACCTTAATTAATATTGACCAAGTACCAGGCGTGTTGATGGATATCTTTAACTCTGCATTTGGACTCACAGAAGCAGGAGCTGGCGCTCTTGGCGCTGCAATTAAAAACGGTATTCAGCGTGGCTTATATTCAAACGAAGCGGGTGCCGGTAGCGTACCTCATGCCGCTGCGGGTGCGACGCCAGTTCCTAACCATCCTGTTGCACAAGGCTATGTGCAAATGCTTGGGGTATTTATCGACACTATGGTGTTGTGTAGCTGCACCGCGATTGTGATTCTATTAGCCCAAGGTAATATTGGCTCTGAAATGGAAGGCATTCGTATCACCCAAAATGCGATGACATTTCATATGGGCATTAGCGGCGATATGTTTGTAGCTATTATTATCACTCTGTTTTCTTTTACCTCTGTTGTGGCCAACTACGCCTACGCTGAAAGTAACTTGCATCTGTTTAAACTCGACAATATCTATGGCCGTACCGTATACACCTTATTGTATTTAAGCATGGTGTATTGGGGAGCCAATGCCTCATTAAAAGAAGTGTGGAATATGGCAGATATGGCACTGGGGCTTATGACGGTAGTTAATATCAGTGCGATTATGCTACTGACACCAACTATCGTAAATTTAACCCGTGATTATCAAGTTAAGTTAAAAACCACCAACAAACCTGAATTCAAATTAGCCGATGTAAAAATTCAAGGTAAAACCGAAGATGGCGTATGGTCTTAA
- a CDS encoding TetR/AcrR family transcriptional regulator — protein MANISKFDREEVLEKAKNLFWQKGFLATSTREIQTTMDMRPGSIYAAFGSKADLYHQTLIHYAQTSARNLNVQIEQNDHVWDGLKQYLRNLLLPCSAEVPSELCMVMRTLAELDESHHETLIIARDLLTQVEHRFASVIEQAQNQGDLPAQLDKYQVAKKLQVNIIGLRSYLKATGDTATVNQQLEEFFIQLQS, from the coding sequence ATGGCTAATATTTCTAAATTTGATCGCGAAGAAGTGCTTGAAAAAGCAAAAAACTTGTTTTGGCAGAAGGGTTTTTTGGCAACTTCAACACGAGAAATTCAAACTACTATGGATATGCGACCAGGTAGTATTTATGCCGCATTTGGTAGTAAAGCTGATTTATATCACCAGACATTGATTCATTATGCACAAACTTCTGCTCGTAATTTAAATGTTCAAATTGAGCAGAATGACCACGTCTGGGATGGGTTAAAGCAGTATTTACGTAACTTATTATTGCCTTGCAGTGCAGAAGTACCTAGCGAGTTATGTATGGTAATGCGCACGTTGGCTGAGCTGGATGAGTCACACCACGAAACTCTCATCATCGCCCGTGATCTGCTGACTCAAGTTGAGCATCGGTTTGCTAGTGTCATTGAGCAAGCTCAAAATCAAGGTGATTTACCCGCTCAATTAGATAAATATCAAGTGGCGAAAAAACTCCAAGTCAATATTATCGGTTTACGCTCTTATCTAAAGGCCACCGGTGATACTGCAACTGTAAATCAACAGCTTGAAGAGTTTTTTATTCAACTACAAAGCTAA
- a CDS encoding Dps family protein, which translates to MTDIDIGIKKDDRLKIAEGLKSLLADSYTLYLQTHNFHWNVTGIHFRELHLMFEEHYTELAVAVDDIAERIRTLDVAAPGTYKEFARLSSIKEVEGVPSSADMVDLLTKGHEQVVKTSRQVLKLAQAADDESTAALVSDRMRIHEKTAWMLRATRK; encoded by the coding sequence ATGACTGACATCGATATTGGTATAAAAAAAGACGATCGACTAAAAATTGCTGAAGGCTTAAAAAGTTTATTAGCCGATTCGTATACACTTTATTTACAAACCCATAACTTCCATTGGAATGTTACCGGAATACACTTCCGCGAATTACATTTAATGTTTGAAGAGCATTATACTGAACTTGCTGTAGCGGTTGATGATATTGCTGAGCGTATTCGTACTTTAGATGTAGCCGCTCCGGGAACTTACAAAGAGTTTGCTCGTTTAAGCTCAATTAAAGAAGTTGAAGGTGTACCGAGTTCTGCTGACATGGTTGATCTGTTAACTAAAGGTCACGAGCAAGTGGTGAAAACATCGCGCCAAGTACTTAAATTAGCCCAAGCAGCTGATGATGAATCAACAGCTGCGTTGGTGTCAGATCGCATGCGCATACACGAAAAAACCGCGTGGATGTTAAGAGCAACACGCAAGTAA
- a CDS encoding DUF2127 domain-containing protein has product MMHSDKGVRAVAVLEASKGILALMVAIGLHVYAGQNLSMLATQLVTHLHLNPASHYPSVFISAIGSVSQSSVILMALGAAIYTLIRFIEAYGLWHNMRWTQWFALLSGAIYLPFEVYEMMRHFSLLSVSVLAINLAVVVYMYRVLFSVRGSI; this is encoded by the coding sequence ATGATGCATTCGGACAAAGGCGTACGTGCCGTTGCGGTACTCGAAGCAAGCAAGGGAATATTAGCTTTAATGGTTGCGATTGGGTTACATGTTTATGCCGGTCAAAACTTATCTATGCTGGCTACACAGTTAGTGACTCATTTACACCTTAACCCAGCCAGTCATTATCCCAGTGTTTTTATTTCAGCGATTGGGTCGGTATCACAGTCGAGCGTAATCTTAATGGCCCTAGGAGCAGCAATATATACCTTAATTCGATTTATTGAAGCCTACGGTTTATGGCATAACATGCGTTGGACCCAATGGTTTGCTTTGTTAAGCGGTGCAATATACCTGCCTTTTGAGGTTTATGAGATGATGAGGCACTTTAGTTTACTCAGTGTGAGTGTGCTGGCAATTAATCTTGCAGTTGTAGTGTATATGTATCGGGTATTATTTTCTGTTCGAGGATCAATATGA